Part of the Quercus robur chromosome 5, dhQueRobu3.1, whole genome shotgun sequence genome, TACTTGCTACACAAAACCTGTTTTGAATAGTACACTTAAAAAGTGTTTACTTAACAAACTAAACAGAGCATTCATGTACAACGGAAAAACTTACCTTGACTTTCTTAGTCAGTACCTCCAACTCAGCCTCACCGACTAAATCTATCTGCCAATAtgggaaaaaatctaattaatttgggCGGCCAAAATAGCTTCATTCTAGACATACATCTCTTCGCAACAGAAAACTTAGAACCATAGCATTTCAAGGCAAGAAATCAAAATTCACCTTGTTGAAAATAATACGGTCGGCATAGGCAACTTGTTCTACCGCCTCATTCACCACAAATCTTGGTTTGACTCCATTCAAATTTTGCAAGGCATGCTTCGAGTCAACCAAAGTAACAACTCCATCTAGTTTCAAATAACGCGAAACCAGTTCATCACTACAAAATGTTTCTATAACAGGAGCTGGCTTAGCAAGGCCTACAAAAAAGATTCCAGGAATTAAAGAGTAGCTTTTCAATACCTGCATTTGATGGAGTTAGTAATCTCCCAGGTTtcacctctctttttttcccctaaaataACATCCATAAAAGACAAACCCAAGGGATAGCATAATCGGCTAGAGACCACGCCTCATAAGTGGAGTCACTAGTTCAAATCACTCCTTCCCCCTTCTGTTGGagccaaaattttctttaaaaaaaaaaaaaaaaaaaaaaatccataaatggCATAACATCATACTAAAGGAATGACAAGAGCCAttcagcaaatcttcaagatcAAGAACAAGAAGCCATTGAACATGAGGTTTATAAATTCAACAAAGAAAACTGGTgaagatttttttatatacatatcctttcatcttttttataataacttctaattttcatcttttttcttattttgatgaAAGATCCACTTGGAATTCATACCAAATGAGATTCAACTTATGCTTCAAGATTGATGCCTCTATACTAATCAGTCATTTTAGAATTTGagtaaatacataaaataaaacctcCACCCCCACTacttacataaaaaaatgataattggCATTGCAAAGGTATTAATGTAAAATACCTGTTATTTCTATAACAATATGATCAAATTTGTCCTGTTTTTCCTTAACTAACTTCAAAAGCATTTTAACAAGATCTC contains:
- the LOC126726452 gene encoding uncharacterized protein LOC126726452 isoform X2 encodes the protein MNKVIRSNLRVRLGDFVSVHQCADVKYGKRVHILPVDDTIEGVTSNLFDAYLKRLAKPAPVIETFCSDELVSRYLKLDGVVTLVDSKHALQNLNGVKPRFVVNEAVEQVAYADRIIFNKIDLVGEAELEVLTKKVKVSFSVVHECSV
- the LOC126726452 gene encoding uncharacterized protein LOC126726452 isoform X4, with the protein product MVNNGCLCCTVRGDLVKMLLKLVKEKQDKFDHIVIEITGLAKPAPVIETFCSDELVSRYLKLDGVVTLVDSKHALQNLNGVKPRFVVNEAVEQVAYADRIIFNKIDLVGEAELEVLTKKVKVSFSVVHECSV